The segment CTGGTCTCCCTGCTTGGCCACCGAGCCCACCTGAGTGCCCAGGGCACGACCATCTACCGGGGCGTCCACACCACCGAAACCGGTGGAGCCTTCGCGCTGGATATCGCCGGTGACGCTGGAGTTCTCAGCCTCTATCAGGACCTGAGCGCGCAGGAAGAAACGGAGCTTGCCACGCGCTGCGCCGAGGCGGCCGGGCTGGCGGGCGTGTACCTCAAGCGGCGGCCGGTCGAGGCCCGCCACACCGCCAATGTGGCGCGCGAGTGGTTGTCCCCTCCAAACCCGGTCTGGGGAGAATCCCGATCCGAGGTCACGGCGCTTGAAAGCGGCGTGCCTTTTCTGATCCGGCCCGGAGGCGACCTGAGCACCGGTCTGTTTACGGATGCCCGGCCGGCCCGTGAGTATGTACGTGCCTCGGCGCCGGCCCGGGTGCTGAACACCTTCGCCTACACCTGCGGTTTTGGCCTGAGTGCGGCGCTGGGCGGGGCCGAGACGGTAAAAAACGTGGACCTGTCACGGAGGGTCCTGAGCTGGGGTCAGGACAACTATGACCTGAGCGGTCTGAGTGCCCCGGACACGGACTTTCTGTATGGGGACGTGTTCGAATGGCTCGCCCGCCTTCAGCGGCGCGGAGACCGGTTTGATCTGGTGGTGCTGGACCCACCCAGTTTTGCGCGCGGCAAGACCGGCATCTGGCGGGCCGAGAAGGATTACGGGCGTCTGGTGGCCCTGGCCGCCGCGGTAGTAGCGCCGGGCGGGCGGGTGCTGGCCCTGCTCAACCACGGGGGCGTCGGCACAGAAGCATTCGGGCGCATGATTCAGACCGGGCTGGGTCAGGCGGGCCGCTCCGGGCGGGTCACCAGTCGCCTGACAGCGGGGGAAGATTATCCCGGCGCGCGTCACCTGAAAATTCAGGCCTGGACCCTGGACTGAGCAGGGGCCTGAGAAGCCGCTAGTCAGGACCTCACAGCGGGGTTCGTGCCTCGCCTCACTTCGTTTTCTAAAGCGGCGGGTATGCTGTGGGCATGACACAAGCCACTCCAGCTGAGAACCAACAGGTGCTCGTACCCCTGACCACCCCCGAAGAGGTGGAGCAGTTCCTGACCGAATACCCGCTTGCTGCTGTCTTTAAGGCCGGAACCTGCCACAAGACCATGCAGGGTTTTGGGGTGCTGGAAACCTTCCTGCAGCGGCATGAGCTGCCGGTCGGCTTTATCCGGGTGGTGGACTGGCGCCCGGCCAGCAACCACGTGGCCCAGCGCACCGGCATCGTGCACCACAGCCCGCAGTTCATCCTGTTCCGCGACGGCGAGGTCCAGTTCGAGGTCAACAACTGGGACATCACTCCCGAGGCGCTGCGGCCAATCTTCGATACCCAGGTGCCTCAGCGCACGGGCAGCGCGGCGATCGCTACCGACGACAACGTGGAGCCCTACCGCCGCCTGATGCGTGATTTCGTGGACGGCCGCCTGAACGAATGGGCCTTCCAGGATCAGTACGTGACCATGTTCCGTGACGACGCCAGCCTGCGCAGCCAGCGCGAATTCGAGCTGCTCTCCCGCCTGTTCGGTGACCCGGACGCCTACCACGGCGGCCTGCACCAGCTGGGCGCCCCACAGGACCGCGGAGACCTGCGTGCCCGCGTCCAGGCACTGCTTCAGGAGCTTGGCTAAGCGACACCCGATTTCCACTGCGCCGCCTTCCTTTATCTGGGAGGCGGCGTGATCTTTTCGATGTATGTAAGCGTGCGGTAAGAGTCAAAAGAGTCAGATGAAGGCGCGATACGACGAGCCCGTGATCTCCTCACCTCCTCTTCACGACCCTGGACGCTACCCACGCATGGCTGAAACTACCCTTCTTCCCCCCTCCCTGAGCCGTTTCCCGCTCCCGGCAGACCGCGCGGTGTACCGTGACCTGTCGACCGACCACTATCCCTGGACCGAAATCAGCGCCGACTTCGAGGCCCGTCAGGACGAAAGCTTCAGCGGAATGCTGGATATCTGGCAAGGCGAGCGATGGGCGCGTTTTGCGCTGGTGCAGGGCGCTGCGCGCGCCGGCTTCACACAGGGTGGCCACGAGGTCAGCTGGGCGGCCGCGATGCAGGCCATGCCACGCGCGCAGGTCACGCTGACCCGAATGGACGGCGTGATCAGCGACCTGATCTGGGCCCTGCGCGCCGCAGACGAGCCGACCCCTCTCAAAGTGCCGTGGCCAGCCGCCCAGCATGAGCTTCAGCGGGTGCATTTCACCGGCGCACTGATCTCCGGTGGCAGTTGCAGCTACTGGAAGGCGGGTCAGTTACTTGAGGGCACCCTCCCGCAGAGCGGAGCAGCGTGCCAGATGGTCTCCACCTACCGTGCCAACGACCGCGAAGGCACCCTGAGCTTCTGGCAGGAACTGCTGCGCACCGTGAACTCGCAGGTTCCCCTGGCCGAGCCGTGGCGGCAGGCCACCGTGGCCCTGTCCGACGAGCATCCCTGCCTCGATCCGTTTGCACAGGAGGTCGTGTTGACCAACGGCATACTGCAGGTCGATCCCGAGCTGGAGCTGCAGGAACTGCGCCCCGCGCTAAGCGCCGCCCTGCGTCAGATGATGAACCGCGCTGGAGTGCGCCTGGCGGACCTGCCGCTTGGCGCGCTGAGGCAGCGGCCCGAGTGGCTTGCTGCCGAACTGGAGGTGAGTTGAGATGGCAGTCGTCAGCTGGCCCGAGGGCCTGAGCGATCAGACTCCGCTGCCCTACGGCGTGTGGAAGATCATGACGCACGTCAACGGCGAGCGCGACAGCGCTCAGGTGGCCAGGATGGCGGCCGTCAGCGACGCCGATGTGCTGACGGCCGTGCAGCAGTCGCAACAGTGGGTCGAGCGGGCCACCGCGCAGCAGCGGCCAGTATCGGCCGCACTGGAGGCCGAGCTCACCAAGATCCTGGTCAGTGTGGTAGGCCCGATGGCCACACTGATGATGGACGACGCCATGGAGGACCTGGGCGAGACCGCCACACTCAGTGCGCTGCTCTCGACCCTGGCCAGCGAACTGGATGCCAGCCAGATGGACGCGTTTGTCCGGCAGGTCCGCGCCCGGGGCTTTCTGTGAGCCTGCGCACCGCCCCTCACATCTCAACTCACGCCGCGCCGCGCGGTCATAAGGGAGTCAACGCATGAAGTACACGGTCGTCATCCGGCAGCCTGTGCCCGAAGAATCGCTGCCCGCACTGGAAGTGCAGCTTACCGAACGGTTCGGACTGAACCCTGAACAGGCCAAGCGTCTGGCCACCCGCCGCGCCGGTCGTCTGATGAAACCCACCGGCCGGGCCCGCGCCGAGCTGCTGCTCAGCGTGTTTGAAAGCATCGGTGCTCAGGTGGTTCTCGAAGAAGTCCGCGAGGAAACCGGCCTGCTCAGCGAGCCGTTCCAGGGTGTGGCCAGCCGGCCCGCTGCCACTTCCGCCTTCGCCATGGCGGGTGCCACGTCGGGCAGTACCGCTGTTCTGGACGACGCCCCACTGGCCACTGCGCCGGCGTCAGGCATGTCCGCTCCCAGCTGGGGTGCCGCGCCGTCCGCCGGATCGGTGGCCGGCTGGAACGAAGAGCCGGGCGGTAAGGCAGCGGTCAGCGCCTGGCCCGAAGCGTCCGCACCGTCCAGCACTGCTGACCCGTTCAGCACCTCCGTGACCGCCATGCCCAGCGCCCCCTTCCTGCCTGACGCTGGCAGCGCTGACCAGGTGCCGCTGGTGACCACCCCCGCTGCCAGCCAGACCGCAGCCGAGCCCCAGGTCATCACCGCCACGGCTGCTCCTGAAGCAGACGTGTGGTCCGACTTCACCGGCGCACTGACCATCACGGACAGCTCGCCGGCCAAGACGGCGGCCGAACCAGCAGCCGTCATCACGGCCCTGAACGAGGAGCCGGGCGCCGTCACCACCAAGCGCCGCCGCAGCCTGGCACAGCAGCTCACCGTCAGCACCCTGACGCCGCTGCTGCTGTCCACCGGTCTGACGCTGGGCCTGCTGAGCCTGATCCTGCCGGGACTGCAGCGCCAGCTGGTACAGCAGAACGCACAGGCCGTCGCCGTGGCCGTGGGAACCAGCCTCGATACCCGCAACCAGGAGTCGGTGAACTCGCAGCTCGACACGCTGCTGTCCCGTTCGGCCGTGGGTTTCGTGCGTGTGGAACTGCCTGACGGCACGACCTACTTCCGCAGCCGCAATCCGGCCGTGGACAGCATCATGCAGGCACGCGTGGCCGAGTTCGTGCGCGATAACCCCAACAGCGGGACCTTCCAGTCCAGCGGCAGCGCGGCCGACGCCTACCGCGAGCAGCTCAAGCAGCTTGAGGACGTGGGCGCAGGAGAAAGCACCCAGGCCCAGGAACTGCGCGCCGCCATCCAGGAGCCGTCGAACAGCAAAAATGACCGCACCGCCTACGTCACCAGCCGTCTGGGCGTGATTGAAACCGAAGACGGCAGCCGCTCCACGGTCACGGGCGCGACGGACAGCGCGGATCTGCTGTACCGCATCTCGGTAGGCGTGCCGAACACCCAGGCAGCAGCCAACCTGCGCAACACGCTGCTGCTGGTGCTGGCCGTCTCGCTGCTGGCCCTGGGTCTGGCCGCTGCCCTGGCCCTGCGTGCCGCGCGCCGCGTGGTTGAGCCGATCGAGCGTCTGGTGAAGGTGGCCGACGCAATCAGCATGGGTGACCTGACCCACCCCGTGCGGGCCGAGCGCAACGACGAGATCGGTGACCTGGCACACGCCCTGGAACGCATGCGTCTGAGCCTGGAAGCCGCCATGGAGCGTCTGCGTCGCCGCAAGCGCAGCTGACCAGAGCCGCTATGCAGCCGCCGCCCGCGAACATTCGCGGGCGGCGCTGTTCTGGTCTGGTTGCCCACCCTGAGCGCCCTGCGCCGCAGCCAGCACCAGGGCCTCAGCTCCGCTGTTCCTGCTGCGACTCCAGATGCTCGGCCAGACGGTCCCAGGTTTCGGTGATGCCCTGCAGCATGCCCATGTCCATGACGGTCTTCAGCCCGTCTTCCGAGCTGTACATGGCCCGGTTCACGACCTTCGTGCCACCCTCGACCTCTTCAAAGGTCAGCGTCGAAAGCGTGGGAGGCATGGTTTCGTTGATGTTGGCTTCGGAATCAGAGAAATAGTCGGTGTAGACGATGCGTGCTGGCTCCTCGATGTCGCGGTAGATGCCCAGGCCCCACGATTCCATGCCGTAGAAGTTTTCCTGGGCCCGGTCGACACACTTCATGCAGTAGTGCCACTTGCCGCCAGGACGGAAGTCGACGGTGCAGTGAGGAACCTCCCATCCCCGGGGACCCCACCATCTGCTCAGATGCTCAGCGTTCGAAAAAGCATCGAATACCAGCTGGCGAGGGGCCTTGAAGACGCGTTCGAGGACAAGTTCCCTTCCAGCTTCGACTCGTGAGATCATGGGGGACGTTGCGGTGCTGGTCATAAAAAACCTCCTGAAGGGGGATGGGGACGCCCTGACTTGCCGGGTACTGTTGTGGCCAATCTTGTCTCAATGCGTCATACCAGGCCTCCTGCGTGAAGCCGGGAGTTACTCGTCAGGTGTGCTCTCAGTAGGGCCGGTCCGGGGCACCCCGGAATCCTGGTCCGTCTGCTGAAGCTGCTGCAAATAAGTGTCGAGCTGGTCGAAACGGTCTTCCCAGAGGTGCCGGTAGGTGCTGAGCCAGCCGTCGAGGTCCTGAAAAGGCTCGGGACGAAGACGGCAGATGCGCCGGTTGGCCACCGCCTGCATTTCCACGACCCCCGCGTCACTCAGAACGCGCAGATGCTTGGACGCCTGAGGCTGACGGATATCAAGGCGTGTGGCGATTTCACCGACAGTCAGGGGCTGCTCGAGCAGCAGCTCGACAATCTGGAAACGGTGCGGTTCCGCTAAAGCACTGAAGGTGACGGCATTCATGTAGGCAACTCCTCCCTGGCCCTGTTCGTAACTCTCGCCCGATCCAACTATACCATTCTGGGAATATTCCTGCAAGTGAATATTCAGGTCGAGGCACTACCGCAAACGTGACAACGCATAGCCAGTCTTCCCTTCTGCACCAGAGTTGCGGTTCATCCAAGGCAGGAGCCGTTCCTTCCAGGAGACTCCCCGTGTAAGGGAACAGGATCGAAATTCATCGCAATGGGGTTAGAGGGGGTTATCAGTGGGCATAACTGGGACCCGTGGCGGCGCAACTCAGACCGGGGCCGATCAAACATGGTGCTACGCGCCCGTTCTGCAGGCAAAGTTTTGCAGTGTCAGGCTCCGGTTTTCCTGCACGCTGGTCATACCAGAGGTTAGTCCGGCCACAAGCAATCCCAGCGGCGACGGGGGACGCCTACAGACCGCCGTGTCCATACATTCACCGGCAATGGACCAGATTATGCGAGTTGTCATGCCAGGCGTCCTCAAAGCGCATCTCAATGCCGCACTCTGAATCAGACCGGAAAGGTCACTCTGGAGTGTCCCGCACAAGTTCAAACGGCTGCTCCAGCCCGGCTTTCGCCGTATCCAGGGCAATCCGGGGAGCATAGGAAAGTGCCAGAACCGCCCGGTAGGTTCTCTGGGCCAGGTCGCGGTCACCCATGGCGTCGCGAACCTGACCCAGCCGCGCCAGGGTCAGCCCGGCCAGACTGCGTGGCTGATCGTCATTGAGGGCGTGTACAGCGCGCTCCAGCAGGGTCCGGGCGTCGCCCAGCTGACCGACAGCCAGATAGATGCTGGCTGCCGCCGCGTCCAATTCTGCGCGCGGTGTCACGGCGTCGCCGGGCTCCCGGTCCAGTGCCGAGAGCAGTGCACTCAGGTCGTCCTCCTCGCGCAGCTGCCAGGCACGGTCGGCCAGCGCGCGGACCCGGCTCATCTCACCGGCACTGAAGGACGACACGTCAGGCACCTGGGCCCCTGGCAGGCGGTCAAGGAGACCGGGCAGGTCATCGAGCGGCGCGATCACGACCCCATCCTGACCCTGCAGCTGCGCCGCGACCTCGTCGAGGCGGCGCGCCTGCCAGCGGGTGCCCGGACCTTCATCCAGCGCGGCACGCAGGTCATCGTGATACCGACGGGCCAGTTCCAGAAACCCCGGACCCAGCAGTTGCGCAGCCGTCAGTGGCCCTTGCAGGTGGGCGGCATATTCCCGTTCAGCCCGCGCGGCGGCATTGAGTCGTTCACGGCCCTGCGGATACTGGCCGAGGAAGCTACGCAGCTGCTCATGCTCGGTCTCGGCCCAGCTCCAGTCCGCCTGTTCGAGGTCATGAATGCCGATGCGCGCGGCCGGCAATGCGTCACGCAGCGGATGGTCCGGGTCGCTGGACGTGGCCCACTGCACCCCGGACGCGCCCAGATACCGCAGCAGTTCGACCACAGTGCCCGCGTTGTACTGCGGATGCAGGCGCAGCAGGTCCCCGAGGTCAGGAGCCAGCAGCAGGTTCATATGATCTCCCCGGACCTACAGATCGATATGGGCTTCACGCGCTGGCTCCGTTGCGGGCGCGTCCACCGTTGCGGCTTTTGCCACCCCGCACCAGATCCGTTACACCGTCAACCCGCATCAGGGCGGCGCGCAGGCGTTCCAGGTCGGAGTTGCCCGCCATTGCCAGACGCAGGTGAATGGTCGCAGTATTGTCGGCAGCCACACCCGCCTCCAACTTCATGGGGCTACGTTTCTCGGCCGCCAGAACCCCCAACACATCGGCGAGCAGACCGCTGCGGTCCTGCGCAATGACGTCCAGATCCATGATCACGTTGCCGGGCGTTCCGCTGTTCCAGGACGCCGCCACACAGCGTTCGGGCTCGTCCTTGAGCAGCCGGATCATGTTGGGGCAGTCGATGCGGTGCACACTGACCCCACGCCCCCGGGTCAGGTAACCCATGATCTGGTCGCCGCGGATGGGATTGCAGCACTGGCTGAGCTTGGAGTTGGTGGTAAAACCCTCGACATACACGCCACCGGGCTCCGGGGGACGCGGCACCGGGGCGCGGCGGCCCGGGGTCACGGAGGCCTGTTCCTGCGCCAGGCTGGGAGACAACACGCGGGCCACCGCACTGGGGGTTGTCTTGGACGCATGCAGCGCGAGGTACAGGTCGTCCGGGTTCCGGGTGCCGACCAGCTTGTGAGTCGCGTCTTCCAGCAGCTTGGTGCGCATCAGCTGACGGACCGGCAGGTGCCGCTTACGCAGGTAGCGCTCCAGCAGGTCGTGGCCGCGTTTCAGGGCGTCCTCACGCTCCTGGGTACGGAAATGGTGACGGATCTTGGCCCGGGCCGAGCGGGTCACGGCGAAATTCAGCCAGTCCTTGCTGGGCTTGCCGTTCTTGCTGGTGACAATCTCGACCATATCGCCGTTTTTCAGATGATGCGACAGCGGCACGATGCTGCCGTTGACCCGTGACCCCACGGTGGTCTCGCCGATGCGGGTGTGGATGTGGTACGCGAAATCGATGCTGGTGCTGCCGGCCGGCAGGCTGATGGCCAGCCCCTTGGGCGTAAACACCCGCACGCGCTGCGACAGGATGTCGGACTTCACGGCGTCCATGTAGTCGGACGCGTCGTTGATCTCGTTCTGCAGTTCCTTGAGCTGCGAGATCCAGTTCTCGCGGTCGCGGGCCGCCAGCTGCGCGCCCTGCTTGTACATCCAGTGGGCCGCCACCCCGTATTCGGCAACCTCGTGCATGCGCCGCGAGCGGATCTGCACCTCGATAGGCTGCCCGCTCTGACTGATCACGGTGGTGTGCAGGCTCTGGTAGCCGTTGGGTTTGGGCACCGCAATGTAGTCCTTGAAGCGCCCAGGCAGCGGCGTCCACATGCTGTGCACGATACTGACGGTGTGGTAACAGATACGCTTCTCGCGGGTCTCCTCGGCCCGCTCGCGGCGCTTCTCGTCGGTGCCGGGCGGCACGATCAGGTCCTTGGGTGTCAGGATCACGCGGATGGCCAGCAGGTCGAAAATCTGCTCCAGCGCCTTGCCCTCGCGTTTCATCTTGGTGTGGATGCTCCACAGGTGTTTGCTGCGCCCGGCAATGTCGATCTCGCCGACCCATTCGGGCAGTTCCAGGTCGTCTTCCAGCGCTTCGCGCAGCTGCTTGACCGCGCCCTGGATCAGCGCGTCACGTTCTTCCTGGCGGGTGCGCAGGCGCGACTGCAGGTAGGCATAGTCGTCGGGCTGCAGGTACTGGAAGCTCAGGTCCTCCAGTTCCCATTTGATCTTCCCGATGCCCAGCCGGTGGGCCAGCGGCGCGAAGATTTCCATGGTCTCCCGCGCAATACGCTGCTGTTTTTCGGGCTTCATGGAGCCCAGGGTCCGCATGTTGTGCAGCCGGTCGGCCAGCTTGACCACGATGATGCGGATATCGGCCGTCATGGCGATCAGCATCTGGCGTAGGTTCTCGGCCTGCATGTCACGCCCGGTGTGGGCCACCTCAGCCTGCTGGCTGCCCTGCTTGGAGAGCTTGCTGACCTTGGTCTCCCCTTCCACGATGCGCCGCACGTCGGGGCCGAACAGTTCCTCGATGCTCTCGAAGGTCACGCCCTCGACATCCTCCACGGTGTCATGCAGCAACCCGGCCATGACGCTGTCGGTGTCCATGCCCAGGCGGGCCAGAATGACCGCGACCGCCACCGGATGGGTGATGTAGGGTTCACCACTCTTGCGGTTGACTCCCTTGTGGGCGTCACGAGCAAATTCGTAGGCCAGGTCAACGCGGTCGCGGTCAGATTGCGGGCGCCCGCTGACCAGCGCCCTGAGTTCGCTCATTCCATGATCCGACGCTTCCGGCACGACCGCCAGAATAGCGCCTGCCCCCCGTCTGACACCGTGGCCATCTGCGCTGCTTTGGGGGTACTTTCCCTCCAGGCCTCGTCGTCCCACAAAAACATCCACCCCAGGGGGTGGACGGAAAGCAGGTGGATTGAAGAGGGGGCCCGTTAACGCCTTTGACGCACGCGGACAGGCACCGGTTGAGGCTGTGGCTGCGACGCGCCCTTGAGCACTTCACGGAGCCATTCGATAAATTCTCCGAGGCCCTTCATGGATCTATTTTAGGACCTGAAGTCTGACGGATATGGCACGACGCTGACCATATGTTTACCTCAAGGGGAAAGGGTCACAATGCCAGATAGGCCTCGCGGACGCTCGGATCGGCCAGCAGGACAGCGCCCGTGCCCTGATTGACCACCTGGCCATTTTCGAGCACGTAGGCACGGCTGGCCAGCTTCAGACTCAGGCCCACGTTCTGCTCGACCAGCAGCACGCTCACGCCCTCGGCATTCACGGCTTTGAGTGCACCGAACACCGTCTGGGTCATCAGTGGGGACAGGCCCAGGCTGGGCTCGTCCACCACCAGCACACTGGGCTTGGCCATCAGGGCGCGACCGACCGCGACCATCTGCTGCTCGCCACCCGACAGCGTCCCGGCCAGCTGACCCGAGCGCTCACGCAGGCGCGGAAAGAGGGTATAGACCCGCTCAAGAGTCTCGGCCTGTGCGGAGCGGGCCTCGGGGCGCATGGCTGCCCCCAGTTCCAGGTTTTCGCGCACCGTCATCAGGGCGAACAGTTCACGGCCCTCGGGCACGTGGGCCAGCCCCATTCCCACAATCTGCGAGGGCGTGGCGCTGGTGATGTCCTGTCCACCCAGCAGGATCCGCCCTGCGGTCGGCCGGACCACGCCGCTAACCGCGCGCAGGGTGCTGGTCTTACCCGCCCCGTTGGCCCCGATCATAGCCACGAACTCGCCGGGGCCGACGCGTACGCTAACGTCCCACAGGACCTGGACCTTGCCGTAGCCGGCCGCCAGGTTCTCGATCACCAGTTCCTGGCCCTTCGTGTGTTGTGTCATCAGGCTGCCCCTTTGTTCCAGGCCGTCCCGATGTTCACGGGCCGCCCTTCGACTGCCAGACCTCCTGGCACATGTCCGCTCGCTCCGCCGGGAAAAAGCAGGTGCTGCTTATTCGGCCTCATGCGTGCAGCTCCGTTTCGGTACCCAGATAGGCGCTGACCACCTGGGGATTGGCGGTGACCTCGCGGTAAGTGCCCTCGGCGATCACCTGTCCCTGATCCATGACCACCACGCGGTCGGCCAGATCCCGCACGACCGGCATGATGTGCTCGATAAACAGCACGCTGACGCCGCTCTCCTGCACGCTGCGCACCAGCGCGACCGCTTCCTGTGCCTCGGCGGGACGCAGGCCGGCCATCACCTCGTCCAGCAGCAGCACCTGCGGCTGGGTGGCCAGGGCTCGTGCGACTTCCAGGCGCTTGTCCTGCAGCAGGGTGAGTTCATGGGCCGCCTTATCGGCGTGGGCAGCCAGACCCGTGCGTTCCAGCAGGTCGTAGGCCCTTTCGCGGGCCTGAGGAAGATTCATGCCGCGCTTGCCGAACAGCGCGCCCACAGTGACGTTCTCGTGCACGGTCATTTCCGGGAAGGGACGCACGATCTGAAAGGCGCGGCCCAGCCCGGCGTGACAGCGCGCTTCCATGGCATGAGCGGTGACGTCGTTGCCCAGCAGCCATAGCTGACCACTGGTGGGCCGGTAGACGCCCGATAGCAGGTTCAGCAGTGTGGTCTTGCCAGCACCGTTTGGGCCGATGACCGCCAGGATCTCGCCGGCGTACTGGGTAAACGAGACGTTCTGCACGGCCAGCAGGCCACCGAAGCGTTTGCTGAGGCCCTCAGCGCGCAGCACGACCTTCCCCTGGGCAGGTGTAGTCGAAGCAGGCATCACAGCGGTCACAGGTCACCTCCATGTTTGCCGCGGCGCAGCAGGCCCATCAGCCCGCGTGGCAGCCACAGGATGCTGAGCATCAGGACCAGGCCGTACACGACCAGATAGCCGTTCTTGACGTTGCTGTGCAGGATTTCCTCGGCCACACGCAGCACTGTGGCGCCCAGCACGGGGCCCAGGGTGGTGTAGAGCCCACCGAAGATACTGGTGGTCAGCGGTGCGATCGAATTGGCCAGACTGAAGGTCTCCAGCGGGTTGATAAAGAAGGTCTTGCCGGCGTACAGCACGCCCGCCAGTGCCGCCAGCACACTGGAAATGAAGAAGGCCGCGAGCTTGTAGCGCACGATCGACACCCCCAGTACCCGGGCGGTTTCCTCACCCTGACGGATGGCCGCGAAAGCGTGGTGCAGGCGGGTCAAACGCACGATGAGGCTGACCCCCACCGTGAGCAGCAGCAGCGAGAGCGCCAGCAGGTACTGTCCGCGCGAGTTGCCTCCCAGCAGGGCCGGCACCAGCATGCCGTTGGCACCGCCAGCCACGCTTTCGGGAAGGTTCTGGATGACGGTGCGGACCACCTCGGTAAAGGCCAGGGTGGCAATCGCGAAGTACATGCCGCTCAGGCGCATGGTCACTGCGCCCAGCACCAGACTGAACAGACCGGCAAGCAGGGCGGCGGCCGGCATGGCTGCCACCCACGGCAGTCCCACCTTGATCAGCAGGGCGTAACTGTAGGCGCCCAGGCCGTAGAAGGCCGCGTGGGCCAGGCTGACCTGCCCGCTGCGCGCTAGGATGTCCCATGACAGCGCCATAATGCCGGCGACCAGCGTGAAAAAGCCGATCTGCAGCAGGAATTCGCGTTTGTCTCCCAGCGGCAGGAACGGGAAAATCAGGGCCAGCGCAAAAAACACGGCCAGCGGCCACAGCTTGGCCACGGTGAAGTCAGGGCGACGGGTCATGGTCCGGCCCAGCACGCCTTTTTCGGCCACGTCCGCCAGGGCGGTGTCAGCAGCATTTCGGATGTGGCTCATTTGGCCTCCCGGTACGAGCGCCAGACCAGCGTGCCGAAAATCATCAGGAAGAACACGGCGTCGCTCCAGCCACCGCCTCCCGGTACGTAGGTCTGGACCAGTGCCTCGGAAACGCCCAGGATGACCGAGGCCCACAATACGCCGGTCAGGTTGCCCAGGCCCGCCATCACGATGATTGCGAAGGCCTTCAGGGCGAACACCAGTCCCACCGTCGGGCTGGCGAACAGCAGCACGCTGACCAGCACACCGGCAATGGCAGCCAGTCCGCAGGAAACCCCGAACGCCAGCAGATACACCCGGTCCACATCGACGCCGATCAGCTGGGCGCCGCGACGGTTCTGCGCCACAGCGCGCATCTGGCGGCCCAGGGTGGTGCGGTAGAGCACGAAGTACAGCGCCGCAAGAATGGCGACAGCAAGGCCGAATGCGATGGCCTTAGGCCCGCCAACACTGAGTTCGCCGAGGTTCAAGCTGGCGGCCTGATACGGCGTGCTGACCGTGCGGGTGTTGCCACCCAGCAGCATCAGCG is part of the Deinococcus malanensis genome and harbors:
- a CDS encoding ABC transporter ATP-binding protein, which translates into the protein MTQHTKGQELVIENLAAGYGKVQVLWDVSVRVGPGEFVAMIGANGAGKTSTLRAVSGVVRPTAGRILLGGQDITSATPSQIVGMGLAHVPEGRELFALMTVRENLELGAAMRPEARSAQAETLERVYTLFPRLRERSGQLAGTLSGGEQQMVAVGRALMAKPSVLVVDEPSLGLSPLMTQTVFGALKAVNAEGVSVLLVEQNVGLSLKLASRAYVLENGQVVNQGTGAVLLADPSVREAYLAL
- a CDS encoding ABC transporter ATP-binding protein — protein: MTAVMPASTTPAQGKVVLRAEGLSKRFGGLLAVQNVSFTQYAGEILAVIGPNGAGKTTLLNLLSGVYRPTSGQLWLLGNDVTAHAMEARCHAGLGRAFQIVRPFPEMTVHENVTVGALFGKRGMNLPQARERAYDLLERTGLAAHADKAAHELTLLQDKRLEVARALATQPQVLLLDEVMAGLRPAEAQEAVALVRSVQESGVSVLFIEHIMPVVRDLADRVVVMDQGQVIAEGTYREVTANPQVVSAYLGTETELHA
- a CDS encoding branched-chain amino acid ABC transporter permease, whose product is MSHIRNAADTALADVAEKGVLGRTMTRRPDFTVAKLWPLAVFFALALIFPFLPLGDKREFLLQIGFFTLVAGIMALSWDILARSGQVSLAHAAFYGLGAYSYALLIKVGLPWVAAMPAAALLAGLFSLVLGAVTMRLSGMYFAIATLAFTEVVRTVIQNLPESVAGGANGMLVPALLGGNSRGQYLLALSLLLLTVGVSLIVRLTRLHHAFAAIRQGEETARVLGVSIVRYKLAAFFISSVLAALAGVLYAGKTFFINPLETFSLANSIAPLTTSIFGGLYTTLGPVLGATVLRVAEEILHSNVKNGYLVVYGLVLMLSILWLPRGLMGLLRRGKHGGDL
- a CDS encoding RelA/SpoT family protein, giving the protein MSELRALVSGRPQSDRDRVDLAYEFARDAHKGVNRKSGEPYITHPVAVAVILARLGMDTDSVMAGLLHDTVEDVEGVTFESIEELFGPDVRRIVEGETKVSKLSKQGSQQAEVAHTGRDMQAENLRQMLIAMTADIRIIVVKLADRLHNMRTLGSMKPEKQQRIARETMEIFAPLAHRLGIGKIKWELEDLSFQYLQPDDYAYLQSRLRTRQEERDALIQGAVKQLREALEDDLELPEWVGEIDIAGRSKHLWSIHTKMKREGKALEQIFDLLAIRVILTPKDLIVPPGTDEKRRERAEETREKRICYHTVSIVHSMWTPLPGRFKDYIAVPKPNGYQSLHTTVISQSGQPIEVQIRSRRMHEVAEYGVAAHWMYKQGAQLAARDRENWISQLKELQNEINDASDYMDAVKSDILSQRVRVFTPKGLAISLPAGSTSIDFAYHIHTRIGETTVGSRVNGSIVPLSHHLKNGDMVEIVTSKNGKPSKDWLNFAVTRSARAKIRHHFRTQEREDALKRGHDLLERYLRKRHLPVRQLMRTKLLEDATHKLVGTRNPDDLYLALHASKTTPSAVARVLSPSLAQEQASVTPGRRAPVPRPPEPGGVYVEGFTTNSKLSQCCNPIRGDQIMGYLTRGRGVSVHRIDCPNMIRLLKDEPERCVAASWNSGTPGNVIMDLDVIAQDRSGLLADVLGVLAAEKRSPMKLEAGVAADNTATIHLRLAMAGNSDLERLRAALMRVDGVTDLVRGGKSRNGGRARNGASA
- a CDS encoding branched-chain amino acid ABC transporter permease translates to MELFLQTLLNGLLQSGIYALVASGLALAVGVVGIVNFAHGEYLMIGAFLAWAASAFLGVDPLLSLPLVALAVFAIGGLTYRVSIRHVLLAPELNQMLLTFGLGILLQNLALMLLGGNTRTVSTPYQAASLNLGELSVGGPKAIAFGLAVAILAALYFVLYRTTLGRQMRAVAQNRRGAQLIGVDVDRVYLLAFGVSCGLAAIAGVLVSVLLFASPTVGLVFALKAFAIIVMAGLGNLTGVLWASVILGVSEALVQTYVPGGGGWSDAVFFLMIFGTLVWRSYREAK